TTCATCAAAGCAAACTACTTTAAAGAATGTATCCGGAGATAAAGAGAATAATGGGATAAAAGATCAAGGCACACTTATAGCAAAAGAACAGGAATCAAGGTCTCTCTGGAGTATTTTTATCGCAGGATTTTTAGGTGGATTTGCGGCTTTATTGATGCCTTGTATCTTTCCAATGCTACCATTAACGGTAAGTTTTTTTACAAAGAAAAGCCATTCAAAAGCGAAGTCGGTTAGTCAGGCACTTATTTACGGTCTCTCCATTATTTTGATTTACGTTGTTTTGGGCTTGCTGGTTACCGTAGCTTTTGGAGCTGACGCATTAAATGAGCTCTCGACAAATGGAATATTCAATTTTGTTTTTTTCCTCTTGTTAGTGGTTTTTGCGGTTTCATTCTTTGGTGCATTCGAAATTACATTGCCTTCTAAATGGATAAATCGAGTGGATGAGAAATCCAATAAAAGTGGTTTTACAGGGCTGTTTTTTATGGCTTTAACTTTGGCATTGGTTTCTTTTTCCTGTACAGGACCAATTATAGGAACTTTATTGGTGCAGGCAGCTTCGATGGGAGATTTATTGGGTCCAGCTATAGGAATGTTTGGATTTGCCTTAGCGCTTGCCATTCCATTTGCACTTTTTGCAATGTTCCCAAGTTGGCTTAAAAGTTTACCAAAATCAGGTGGCTGGCTAAACAGTGTGAAAGTAGTTTTAGGTTTTTTAGAATTGGCATTGGCACTTAAATTTTTAAGTAATGTCGATTTGGCGTATCATTGGAATTGGTTTGATCGGGAGATCTTCTTAGTATTGTGGATAGTCATATTTGGATTATTAGGGTTATATCTTTTAGGTAAGATCCGTTTCTCTCACGATTCTCCGGTTGAATATGTCTCTATTCCAAGATTGTTCCTGGCGATAATCACGCTTTCATTCACAATTTATATGATACCGGGTTTATGGGGAGCGCCTTTAAGTTCTATCTCTGCATTTTTGCCGCCTCAGGCTACGCAAGACTTTGATTTATATACTCCTTCTATTTCTGGTGGCGTTTCGACGGTACAAAAAAGCAATAAATCAAAAAAATATAGCGATATATTCCATGCACCGTTAAATCTGGATACTTTTTTCGATTATGAAGAAGGTATGGCCTATGCAAAGGAAGTTGATAAACCTGTGATGCTGGATTTTACAGGGCATGCCTGTGTGAACTGCCGTAAAATGGAAGCCAGCGTTTGGCCGGATAAGAATGTATATAGTCGTTTAGCTAATGATTATGTAATTATTCAGTTATATGTTGATGATAAGACCGCACTTCCTTTAGAAGAACAAACAATTTCTTCTTTTAGCGGAAAGAAAATAAAAACGATAGGTAATAAGTGGAGTGATTTTCAGGCCGCTAAATATAATGCCAATTCGCAACCTTATTATGTGCTTTTAGATCATGAAGGAAATGTACTTGTGACTCCCATTGGCGCTGATTATAACGCGGAAAGTTATTTGAAGTTTTTAGATAGCGGGCTCGAGAGATTTAAAGCTTCCGGGCGATAAAATTTATTCGATTTATTCGATGGGAATTTTACGCACTGGTACCCGGAAGGTATTCAAATGCTTTAATATAGTTTTAATATTTGTAAGTTAAGGAGTAAATACTTTTACCCTCATTAGTTTCGAGTGATTTTGGTAATACAAATATCCGTCTTCTTTAACTTCAGCAAAACGAGAACTTATTAGAGAATTGTTTTTGGCCAAGATAATTGCCTTGTTGTCGGACGGATTCAGACAAAACAGTTGCCCATTTTGACTATCTATACCATATATGAGACCGTCTTTTCCCAAACTTTCACTTAATACAATCCTCGCTCTTTTACCCGACGAGTTTTCTACTGAAGTTTTAGTGATTGTTTTTTTATGTATGGGATCAAAAACATATATTGTGTCAATTGCCGATCCATATATCATTCCATTATTGCCAAGTACCGCTTTCCCGTAGGAACTGGCTCCTTTTACAGGTTGTTCAGTATAAATAACTTGCTGTCGAATAGGATCCCATAAAATAATAGCTGCCTCCTTTTCTGTTGGTTTCGCACTAGATCCTCCTTGAATAGACGATGTTAGAAAAAGTTCGCCAGTCTCTTTTACTACAGTTATAGACATCAAACTTTGATTGTGAACTATATTTTGAAAAACTTTGGTCTCTAGTGATTTCGGATTTATCCGTACTAAAGTTCCGCCTAGAAATCCCTTAATTGGAATAGTAGGACTGTATATATAGCCATCAGGTGCAGGCACTAATTGTAATGGTCTTTCCTGTTTCGCGATGTTGTGTAAACTAGCGACAGCTTTTTGATTTATCGGAGTACCATCTGTATCTATATCAAAAACATCTATATATCCTCCGGTATAACTGCTTGTGAATAATCGCTTGTTGTAAGCTAAGAGATCATAAGTTTGTACCCTGCCTCGAGTTAGAAGGCCCAGGTCATTCATTTTACCGTTATTAATATCATATGTGAAGATATGGCCTGGTTTCATTCCGCTTCCGTATAGTTTACCATTATAGATATCTCCAATGCTAAATACTTCATGTGCACTGGGTTTAAAACTGCTTTTTACTATTAGCTGTTCCTTGGTTTTCTGATTCTCGAGAACAAGGTTTCCTTCTTTGTTTAAGTATAAAGCCCGAACGTCTCCGTATAAATTATCAAGAGTTTCAACAGATGTGTTGCGTGTCTTTCCTTCCTCTATCTTATCTTCTGTGCATAAAAAAACGGTATTACCTTTTTTACCATAAACTTTGCCGTCATTTGCTCGCCAAATTTGGGCAGCTCCATAGGTCATTAATTTTTTTGGTAGAAGCTGCTTTTTTGTATCGGTCTTAGGGTTATATGACCAAAGCTCTCCGTGTTGCATCCCTGTAGGAAAGTATATAATTCCGTCTTTATCCGATGCAGGATTAATGACGTATTCACTTCCGCTGTTTTCAGAAACTCTATCAATTATTTTTACCTCTTCTGTGTTTGGATTAAGTATAGCAACAGATGCCCGAGGGTAAGTACCAATATAAATTTTACCATCCGGAGCTATAGTAAAGCTCTTTTTCATCCAATATTGAGCCATACTTTTATTACCTATCGTTTCAATCTTGCCTAAACGGATATCGTATTTTAAAAATTGTCCCTCTTTACCTGTAAATAAGTAAATATAACGTTCAGAGACTTTAAATAATAAAAGAGCATTTGCTTTTCCGTATTTGGCCAAATCGACTTCAATCAATTTACCATCTTTAATATTTACGCCTATCAATACATTTTTTTCAGCATCAGTAAAAGCACCCCATGCTATAGGCCCAGTTACTTCGTCTGTGGTCACAAATTCGATATCTAATGGGGTTCTAACAGGTTGTCCCAAATCTTCAAATATGTATGATTTCTGTTGAGCAAAACAAAAGTTTGCCATGCTTATAAATAGCAAACATTTTCCTAAGATAATAAACCTAATGATGGTACTAATATTCATGAGTATATTAAAATCTATAATGGTGTACGTACCCGAATGTGTTAAAAATAGAAAGAATCATTCAGTCTATTTAAAATAACATTCTTGAGTATGGTTATCTAAGTAAAGCAATAATTCCCAAAGTTCAAAACGAAGGAATATTTTGAACGAGGTTAAAGCTCTGCTATAAATGAGTTAAAAATCTGCGGACTATCTATCCCACTCAGATGTCTCATGGAATACAATTCCAGGATATTGTTTAGCCGTATATTCCAAATCCCATGCAGAAGATGAAAAGAATACCGGTCTGTCTTCCTTATCGAAACCAATTCTTGAGGCCTGAGTTCTTAAAAAGTTTTGCATATCCGAAGGGTTTTCTGCGGAAACCCAGCTTGCTTTGGAATAGTTTAAACCTCTGAATTGACAAGAAGCACCATATTCATGTAATAAACGGAATTGGATAACTTCAAACTGTAGTTCGCCTACTGTACCAATTACTTTTCTGTTCCCCGGATTTACGATGAAAAGCTGAGCTACCCCTTCATCGCTTAATTGCATAATACCTTTTTCCAGCTGTTTAGTTTTCATCGGATCAGTATTCTCTAATTCCCTGAAGATTTCAGGAGAAAAGCTTGGAATGCCTAAGACCTGTAATTTTTCGCCTTCTGTTAAAGTATCTCCAATCTTAAAGTTTCCCGCGTCGTATAAGCCAATTACATCTCCCGGATAGGCTTCTTCAACCAAACTTTTACTATCGGCCATAAAACTTGTTGGCGAAGCAAATTTTAATTTTTTATTCAATCTCGTATGAAGATAGAAAGTGTTTCTTTCAAACTTTCCGGAAGTGACTCTGCAGAATGCAATCCTATCTCTGTGATTTGGGTCTAAGTTTGCGTGAATTTTGAAAATAAATCCAGTGAATTTCTTTTCTATCGGCTCTATCATTCTAACATCTGATTCACGGGCCTGAGGGAAAGGAGCAATTTGAATAAATGTTTCTAAAAGCTCTTTAACCCCAAAATTATTAATAGCTGAACCAAAAAATACGGGAGCTAAATATCCAGAACGATACAGATTAACGTCAAACGGTTCAAAAACACCTTCAACCAGTTCGGATTCTTCGCGTAATTTATTTGCCGGAACCTCACCAATCAACTGATCCAATTGAGGATCGGATAAATCATTAATCAGAATGTTATCGTCAGAGATTTCCTTTTTGTTTGCACTATAAAGATTTAAAACTTTATTGTTTAATTGATAAACACCCTTAAACCTATCGCCCATTCCAATAGGCCAGCTTAAAGGACGGGTTGAGATATGCAGTTCCTTTTCAACTTCTTCCAATAAATCGAAAGGATCTTTACCCTCCCGGTCCATTTTATTGATGAATACAATAACCGGAGTGTTACGCATTCTACAAACCTGCATTAATTTTCTGGTTTGTTCCTCCACACCTTTCACACAGTCGATTACCAAAATAACCGAATCAACGGCTGTTAAAGTACGATAAGTGTCTTCCGCGAAATCTTTGTGACCCGGGGTGTCCAGAATGTTGATCTTGGCACCGTTGTATTCAAATCCCATTACAGAAGTAGCAACCGAAATTCCTCTTTGTTTCTCGATTTCCATAAAATCGGAAGTAGCCGTTTTTTCAGCTTTGTTTCTTTTAACAGTTCCCGCTTTCTGAATAGCACCTCCAAAAAGTAATAACTTTTCTGTCAGCGTAGTTTTTCCAGCATCGGGGTGACTGATGATACCAAAGGTTCTTCTCTTATTAATTTCTTGCTCCAACGTCATCTTATCGGGATTTTTTTTAGTGGCGCAAAAATAAGGGAATTAATTGGAGTATCAAAGATCGTATACAATAGGTTACCTATTGAATTAGAAAAGGTTTGCTATGGATGCGTAATTTCTTTATCTGTGATATAATAAGGTTTTAAGGGAGCTCTAAATAAGAGGGTTATGACGATATGTTTCGAATTCCACATTTTTTGCCGCCTAAGAAACACCGTGTTAGATTTTTTAAAATAAGTGCTTATAGTTGGATTTAATAGTGTCAAAAACTTCGTCCATTTTTCCGCCAAGCATCAATTTGGCCATAGATTTTGTCATGCCAACTATTTGGTTTAACTCTATTTTTGGTGGCATAGCCAATGCATTAGGATTTGTAAATACATTTAACATATAGGGTCCGTTATGAGCAAAGGCTCTTTTTATGGCCTCTTCTACATCTTCTGGTTTGTGAATATTTTCACTATGTATTCCCATGGCTTCGCCAACTTTTGCAAAATCAGGGTTTAACATATCTGTTGCATTGTCTTTTAATCCTGCAACCTGCATTTCCAGTCTAACCATCCCCAATGCTCTGTTGTTAAAAATAATGATTTTTATCGGGAGCTTGTATTGATTTATCGTTGCCAGATCGCCCAATAACATAGATAAACCTCCATCTCCACAAAGTGCTATAACCTGCCTTTCGGGGTGCGAAAGTGCCGCGCCAATTGCCATAGGCATTGCATTCGCCATAGATCCATGGTTGAAAGAGCCCAGCATTTTTCTCCTTCCGGTAGATCGGATAAACCGGGCTCCCCAAACACAGGACATGCCGGTGTCTACCGTGAAAATTGTATCGTCATCTGCATGATTACAGATAGTAGAGGCTAAAAATTCGGGCTGTATATTGTCTTCAGAGCCATTGTCTTTTACATAAGTTTCTAAGTTTTCTTTTACTTTTGCGTAAAGTTTAAGCTGGCTTTCAAGAAAGCTACTGTCTTCCTTCTTATTTAAAAGCGGAATAAGTGCTTTTATCGTATCCGCTACATCTCCACAAAGGCCTAATTCCAATATTGCTCTTCTCCCTAATCTTTCAGGAGCGGTGTCTATCTGAACAATCTTGTTTTTGACAGGCATAAAATCTTGATAAGGAAAGTCCGTTCCAAGTAAAATAACCAAATCAGATTCATGCATGGCATGATAAGCAGAAGGGAGTCCCAGTAAACCGGTCATTCCTATTTCATTGGGATTATCATGCTGAATAATCATCTTTCCACGAAAGGAATAACCAACCGGTGCATTTAAATAATTTGATAATTGAATAATTTCATGATATGCTTTTTCTGCACCAACACCACAGAACAATGTTATTTTGTTGTTTTCGTTAATAAGCTGAGCTAATTGGTTTAATTCATTGTCATTTGGCCTGATAACAGGATTGGTAAAGAAAAACTGACTGGATGTCATATTCTCTTCGGCCGGAAGTTCAGATACATCTCCCGGAAGGCCTATTACCGCTGCACCTTTTTTGCTGATGGCATGTTGTATCGCATTTTGTAATATTCTGGGAGCTTGCTTAGCCGTGGTTATCATTTGATTGTACACACTGCAGTCGTCAAAAAGCTTAATTGTATTTGTTTCCTGAAAAAAATCGGTGCCAAATTCGTAGGTGCTAATTGTTGATGCAATTACGAGTAGCGGAACATGGGAACGGTTGGCATCGTATACTCCATTAATCAAGTGGACATGTCCCGGACCGCAACTTCCCGCACAACAAGCTAGTCCATCCAGTTCTGCCTCGGCGGCAGCAGCGTAGGCCCCAACTTCTTCATGTCTTACGTGAATCCATTCAATCTTTCCACTTTTCCTTACAGCTTCATTTAAGTGATTCAGGCTATCACCTGTAACGGCATAGATTCTTTTAAGACCTGCATCAATAAGCCTCTCAACTAACTGCTCCGAAACATTTTTACTCATAATTGATGTTTTTATAAGGGTTAAATGTTTCAACAATAAGGTCTTAAGTTTTGTTTCAACAAAGGGAGGTAGTTGAAAAGGCAGAAGACAAAATAGCTTAAAAAAACAGCCTCACCATATAAGCGAGGCCATTTCATCAAAACTTAAATAAAGTTCTTTTATATTTTAAATATGGGTCTAGTGTCTTTCGAAAGCATTGAAGAAGAAACGTCCTTCAATTTCAGCATTTTCGTCCGAATCAGAACCATGAACAGCGTTAGCATCAATCGATTTAGCGTATTTGTTACGTATAGTTCCTGGCTCAGCTTTGCTGGGATCAGTAGCACCAATTAATTTTCTGAAGTCTTCAACCGCATTGTCTTTTTCTAAAATAGCAGCTACAATAGGGCCCGAAGACATGAAGCTTACTAATTCTCCGTAAAATGGGCGTTCAGCGTGAACGGCATAAAACTGACCCGCTGTTTCAGCTGTCAAGCTGGTATATTTCATTGCAATAATTTTAAATCCTGCAGCGATAATATCATTTAAAATAGCCCCAATGTGTCCGTTAGAGACAGCATCAGGTTTAATCATTGTAAAAGTTCTATTAGTAGCCATAATTTTATTTGTGATGCAAAAATAAGTTTTTAAAATTACATCCTGAAGTATTGCACTTAATATTGCAATCTATTGTGTAACTTCGCAGGAATTTTACAATTGATGACTGATTTAGAAACGCTTAAGGATTTATTAGCAGAACCAAGGAGAATTGTAATTACTACGCATCACCGTCCTGATGGCGACGCAATGGGGTCTTCTTTAGGGTTGTTCAACTATTTTATTCAAAAAGGACATTATGTGAAAGTAGTTGCACCAACCGACTACCCGTATTTTTTGCATTGGTTGCCAAATAATCCAGAAGTAATTATTTATACCGAGAAAGAAGAAGAAAGTAAAAAGCTGGTTGCAGACGCCGAATTGATTTTCTGTCTGGACTTTAATACACTTTCCAGGATAAATGAATTAGGCGAAGAGGTTAGAAAATCTGCGGCTAAGAAAGTCATGATCGATCATCATCTGGAACCTGAAGGATTTGATGATTTTAGACACTGGAGTATCAGTGCCTGTGCTACCGCACAGTTGGTATATGACTTTATTGTAAATGATCTTAAAGACGGAAAATTTATCAATAAAGATGTAGCAACCTGCCTTTATACAGGAATTATGACGGATTCGGGATCTTTTCGTTTTCCTACAGTTACATCAGATTTACATCGGATTGTAGCCAATTTAATTGACGCCGGAGCCGAAAACTGGAGAATCCACCAGTTGGTTTATGATAATTCGACAGAAGGTAGACTTAAATTTTTGGGCTATTGTTTAAGCAGTAAACTGGAAGTGCTCAGGGAATTCAATACCGCAATAATTTACATTTCTAAAGAAGAAATCAGGAAATTTAATATTCAGGTTGGTGAAACTGAAGGAATAGTAAATTATGCTTTATCAATAAACGGAATCAGATTAGCCGCCTTTATAGTGGAAAGAGATGACAAAGTGAAATTATCATTAAGATCTACAGGAGATTTCCCCGCCAACGAAATTTGTAAAAGGTATTTTGACGGTGGAGGGCATAGAAATGCAGCGGGGGGGCAATCTGATTTACCTTTAATAGAAGTAGTTGAGAAATTTAAAAGTATATTGCCGGAATATAAAACCTTATTATTACAGTAAAACAGAAAGTTAAAAAAAGTTAATTTGTATAAAGGATTAAAAGTTTACCTTTATTTAGAATAAGAAATAAAATAGCACATTAGAATTTTAATGAAAAAAGGATTATTAATTATGAGTATGGCTGCATTAGGATTTGCAGCTTGTCAAGGAGGTTTTGAAAAAGGGCCTGCAGGTTTGGAATATAAGATTCATACACACGCTGCCGGAGATTCTATCAAAGAAGGAGACTTCAT
This genomic interval from Pseudopedobacter saltans DSM 12145 contains the following:
- a CDS encoding protein-disulfide reductase DsbD family protein, which encodes MRFKFPSFFALFFVCFLQFGNLEAKNSDTVSFEGLEFVDIDENADTLDSASSKQTTLKNVSGDKENNGIKDQGTLIAKEQESRSLWSIFIAGFLGGFAALLMPCIFPMLPLTVSFFTKKSHSKAKSVSQALIYGLSIILIYVVLGLLVTVAFGADALNELSTNGIFNFVFFLLLVVFAVSFFGAFEITLPSKWINRVDEKSNKSGFTGLFFMALTLALVSFSCTGPIIGTLLVQAASMGDLLGPAIGMFGFALALAIPFALFAMFPSWLKSLPKSGGWLNSVKVVLGFLELALALKFLSNVDLAYHWNWFDREIFLVLWIVIFGLLGLYLLGKIRFSHDSPVEYVSIPRLFLAIITLSFTIYMIPGLWGAPLSSISAFLPPQATQDFDLYTPSISGGVSTVQKSNKSKKYSDIFHAPLNLDTFFDYEEGMAYAKEVDKPVMLDFTGHACVNCRKMEASVWPDKNVYSRLANDYVIIQLYVDDKTALPLEEQTISSFSGKKIKTIGNKWSDFQAAKYNANSQPYYVLLDHEGNVLVTPIGADYNAESYLKFLDSGLERFKASGR
- a CDS encoding peptide chain release factor 3; amino-acid sequence: MTLEQEINKRRTFGIISHPDAGKTTLTEKLLLFGGAIQKAGTVKRNKAEKTATSDFMEIEKQRGISVATSVMGFEYNGAKINILDTPGHKDFAEDTYRTLTAVDSVILVIDCVKGVEEQTRKLMQVCRMRNTPVIVFINKMDREGKDPFDLLEEVEKELHISTRPLSWPIGMGDRFKGVYQLNNKVLNLYSANKKEISDDNILINDLSDPQLDQLIGEVPANKLREESELVEGVFEPFDVNLYRSGYLAPVFFGSAINNFGVKELLETFIQIAPFPQARESDVRMIEPIEKKFTGFIFKIHANLDPNHRDRIAFCRVTSGKFERNTFYLHTRLNKKLKFASPTSFMADSKSLVEEAYPGDVIGLYDAGNFKIGDTLTEGEKLQVLGIPSFSPEIFRELENTDPMKTKQLEKGIMQLSDEGVAQLFIVNPGNRKVIGTVGELQFEVIQFRLLHEYGASCQFRGLNYSKASWVSAENPSDMQNFLRTQASRIGFDKEDRPVFFSSSAWDLEYTAKQYPGIVFHETSEWDR
- a CDS encoding ubiquinone-dependent pyruvate dehydrogenase, giving the protein MSKNVSEQLVERLIDAGLKRIYAVTGDSLNHLNEAVRKSGKIEWIHVRHEEVGAYAAAAEAELDGLACCAGSCGPGHVHLINGVYDANRSHVPLLVIASTISTYEFGTDFFQETNTIKLFDDCSVYNQMITTAKQAPRILQNAIQHAISKKGAAVIGLPGDVSELPAEENMTSSQFFFTNPVIRPNDNELNQLAQLINENNKITLFCGVGAEKAYHEIIQLSNYLNAPVGYSFRGKMIIQHDNPNEIGMTGLLGLPSAYHAMHESDLVILLGTDFPYQDFMPVKNKIVQIDTAPERLGRRAILELGLCGDVADTIKALIPLLNKKEDSSFLESQLKLYAKVKENLETYVKDNGSEDNIQPEFLASTICNHADDDTIFTVDTGMSCVWGARFIRSTGRRKMLGSFNHGSMANAMPMAIGAALSHPERQVIALCGDGGLSMLLGDLATINQYKLPIKIIIFNNRALGMVRLEMQVAGLKDNATDMLNPDFAKVGEAMGIHSENIHKPEDVEEAIKRAFAHNGPYMLNVFTNPNALAMPPKIELNQIVGMTKSMAKLMLGGKMDEVFDTIKSNYKHLF
- a CDS encoding nucleoside-diphosphate kinase, with the translated sequence MATNRTFTMIKPDAVSNGHIGAILNDIIAAGFKIIAMKYTSLTAETAGQFYAVHAERPFYGELVSFMSSGPIVAAILEKDNAVEDFRKLIGATDPSKAEPGTIRNKYAKSIDANAVHGSDSDENAEIEGRFFFNAFERH
- a CDS encoding DHH family phosphoesterase, translated to MTDLETLKDLLAEPRRIVITTHHRPDGDAMGSSLGLFNYFIQKGHYVKVVAPTDYPYFLHWLPNNPEVIIYTEKEEESKKLVADAELIFCLDFNTLSRINELGEEVRKSAAKKVMIDHHLEPEGFDDFRHWSISACATAQLVYDFIVNDLKDGKFINKDVATCLYTGIMTDSGSFRFPTVTSDLHRIVANLIDAGAENWRIHQLVYDNSTEGRLKFLGYCLSSKLEVLREFNTAIIYISKEEIRKFNIQVGETEGIVNYALSINGIRLAAFIVERDDKVKLSLRSTGDFPANEICKRYFDGGGHRNAAGGQSDLPLIEVVEKFKSILPEYKTLLLQ